A single region of the Tigriopus californicus strain San Diego chromosome 8, Tcal_SD_v2.1, whole genome shotgun sequence genome encodes:
- the LOC131885955 gene encoding uncharacterized protein LOC131885955 produces the protein MEQKSNRSSAKLLLGIGATLLANLILVTVNFTVKENPIYGGELCLIKGGVQLVVFGLAMVTQSNQELPKELSLKLHVLGFGLTVGILTLASYVAVQMVPVSDFLVICFTSPIFTVFLSKCILKTSVTFTKVGLCLILTIGVILVVKPHMIFQTFDNDSEALEMEANHTRRATEEMETGDTVNSDALTYTLGILASGVASICGALVNVQVAKCRMCSSNLLMISGGVGTLLVSFLCPLINIPNRIFEDSSGIPFSSWMLIISVSIGSIVAGLLLVIANKLASPTIVIMFRSTELIFALAGEWMIFKITPELLGCLGSILVLASVIAMPWADSIQTYFNRCFMCETSDQPEIVEDMILKEAGIGLLPKQEGWSGDNK, from the exons ATGGAGCAAAAGAGTAATAGATCTTCCGCAAAACTTTTACTTGGCATCGGAGCGACCCTCTTGGCCAATCTAATCCTGGTCACTGTTAACTTCACAGTGAAAGAGAATCCCATTTACGGCGGCGAACTGTGTCTGATCAAAGGCGGTGTTCAATTGGTGGTCTTTGGATTGGCCATGGTCACTCAATCCAATCAAGAGCTCCCAAAAGAACTTTCCCTGAAGCTTCATGTCCTTGGTTTTGGCCTGACTGTCGGGATCCTAACATTGGCATCCTATGTGGCAGTGCAAATGGTCCCTGTGAGTGACTTCTTGGTGATCTGCTTCACCTCGCCAATTTTCACTGTGTTCTTAAGTAAATGCATACTGAA AACTTCAGTCACATTCACCAAGGTGGGCTTGTGCTTGATTCTCACCATTGGTGTCATTTTGGTAGTGAAACCGCACATGATTTTTCAAACCTTCGATAACGACTCCGAGGCTCTCGAAATGGAAGCTAATCATACACGTAGAGCAACCGAGGAAATGGAAACCGGCGACACTGTCAATTCTGACGCATTGACATACACCCTTGGGATCTTGGCCAGCGGAGTGGCTTCAATCTGTGGAGCTTTGGTGAATGTTCAGGTGGCCAAGTGTCGAATGTGTTCTAGCAATCTCCTCATGATTTCTGGTGGAGTTGGAACCCTGCTCGTTTCCTTTCTCTGTCCATTGATCAATATTCCTAACCGCATCTTTGAAGATAGTTCTGGGATTCCATTCTCTAGTTGGATGCTTATCATCAGTGTTTCTATTGGAAGTATTGTTGCCGGCCTACTTTTAGTCATTGCAAACAAATTGGCCTCCCCAACTATTGTCATTATGTTCAGAAGTACTGAGCTCATTTTTGCTCTGGCAGGCGAATGGATGATATTCAAGATCACTCCAGAACTGTTAGGTTGCTTAGGCTCGATCTTGGTTTTAGCCAGTGTGATTGCTATGCCTTGGGCTGATAGCATTCAGACCTATTTTAACCGTTGTTTTATGTGTGAAACATCAGATCAACCAGAAATTGTCGAggacatgattttgaaagaagcaGGGATAGGGCTTTTGCCCAAGCAAGAGGGATGGAGTGGTGATAATAAATAA
- the LOC131884592 gene encoding dnaJ homolog subfamily C member 2-like codes for MVSAPLQHSDHGFRLPQEFLTNLEVEPVGRWFLSHWDRLHAPRGFSTSGFASDSSESDSDSSPEEEVEVEFEDDIQYLRSLDPKEIKEQDHYKVLGLSQLRIKATDEQIKKAHRAKVLKHHPDKRRAAGEDIRDDDDYFTCITKAAEILSHPVKRRAFDSVDPTFDDSVPDAKKSPNTDFFALFGPAFERNTRWALRKHVPKLGDDDTPREKVDKFYRFWYEFESWREFSYMDEEDKEKGSDRDERRWIEKNNKVQRAERKKEEMKRIRKLVDNAYNADPRVQRFMEQDRQEKLAKKKAKQDAIKARRDEEERVRLAALEQERLANEKRVAEEKIKQEQAKKERELKKNALKKERKKLRAICKEHNFFTQSDSERVMLMAEVDRFCEIFAAPQLANLSESLSGQDAPKCRNILLNQIDELNYKSDVEKYEMMENAAKGGGSEKTSSSSKEWSTDELNLLIKAVNLFPAGTIQRWEVVASFINQHTKTPETQRNAKEVLNRAKEMQHGDFHANTLKEETNRNAYENLEKQKKRDVKVESEASTRTESAAEAQGINVSPWSPDEQQLLEQALKTYPSNLGSERWEKISACLPNRSKKDCMKRYKELAELIRAKKAAQAAAAAKRN; via the exons ATGGTGTCGGCTCCTTTGCAGCATTCGGATCACGGATTCCGTTTGCCCCAAGAATTCCTCACTAATTTAGAG GTGGAGCCCGTGGGTCGTTGGTTTTTGTCGCATTGGGATCGTTTACACGCCCCCAGGGGCTTCTCTACTTCGGGGTTTGCCTCGGATTCGTCGgaatcggattcggattccaGTCCGGAAGAAGAAGTCGAGGTCGAGTTTGAGGACGATATCCAATATTTGCGGAGTTTGGATCCCAAAGAGATCAAAGAGCAGGATCACTACAAAGTCTTGGGCTTGAGCCAACTCCGGATTAAGGCCACCGATGAACAGATCAAGAAAGCCCATCG GGCCAAGGTCTTGAAACATCATCCGGACAAACGACGAGCCGCAGGTGAGGATATCCGGGACGATGATGATTACTTCACCTGCATCACTAAGGCGGCTGAGATCCTCAGTCATCCCGTCAAGCGACGGGCTTTTGATTCCGTCGATCCCACTTTTGACGACTCCGTCCCCGATGCCAAGAAGAGTCCGAATACGGATTTCTTTGCGTTGTTCGGACCCGCCTTCGAGCGAAATACCCGTTGGGCTCTAAGGAAACACGTGCCCAAACTTGGTGATGATGATACGCCCCGTGAGAAAGTCGATAA ATTTTACCGCTTTTGGTATGAGTTCGAATCTTGGCGCGAGTTTTCGTACATGGATGAGGAGGATAAAGAAAAAGGATCGGATCGAGATGAACGCCGATGGATCGAGAAGAACAATAAAGTACAACGAGCCGAGCGCAAAAAAGAGGAGATGAAGCGTATTCGAAAATTGGTCGATAACGCTTACAATGCTGATCCCCGAGTTCAACG TTTTATGGAGCAAGATCGTCAAGAGAagttggccaagaagaaggccaaacAAGATGCCATCAAGGCTCGACGTGATGAAGAGGAACGCGTGCGTTTGGCAGCTTTGGAACAAGAGCGTTTGGCTAATGAAAAACGGGTAGCCGAAGAAAAAATCAAGCAGGAACAAGCCAAGAAGGAACGAGAACTCAAGAAAAACGCCCTCAAGAAGGAGCGGAAGAAACTAAGGGCCATATGCAAGGAGCATAATTTTTTCACCCAAAGCGATTCCGAGCGAGTAATGCTCATGGCCGAGGTTGATCGATTCTGCGAGATCTTTGCGGCTCCCCAATTGGCCAATCTGAGTGAATCGTTGTCGGGGCAAG ATGCTCCCAAATGTCGTAACATTTTGTTGAACCAAATTGACGAGCTCAATTACAAGTCAGACGTCGAAAAATACGAAATGATGGAGAATGCCGCCAAAGGAGGTGGCTCAGAAAAGACAAGTAGTTCCAGCAAAGAATGGTCCACTGACGAATTGAATCTACTCATTAAAGCTGTCAACCTGTTTCCTGCTG GCACAATTCAGCGTTGGGAAGTGGTGGCCAGTTTTATTAATCAACATACAAAAACCCCGGAAACTCAACGAAACGCCAAAGAGGTTCTCAACCGAGCGAAAGAGATGCAGCATGGCGACTTTCATGCCAACACTCTCAAGGAAGAAACCAATCGTAATGCGTACGAAAACTTGGAGAAGCAGAAGAAACGAGATGTCAAA GTGGAAAGTGAGGCCTCGACTCGAACTGAGAGTGCAGCTGAGGCCCAGGGCATAAATGTCTCGCCATGGTCACCGGATGAACAGCAACTCTTGGAACAAGCTTTGAAGACCTATCCGTCTAATTTGGGTAGTGAGCGCTGGGAGAAGATCTCGGCTTGTCTGCCCAATCGAAGTAAGAAAGATTGTATGAAGCGCTACAAAGAATTGGCCGAATTGATTCGAGCCAAGAAAGCTGCCCAAGCTGCTGCCGCTGCAAAGAGAAACTAG